In Leifsonia sp. AK011, the genomic stretch GCCCCTCGTACGCGCCAAGGAGCTTCCCGTGGCCCGCCCCGGTCTCGGCATCAACGTCGGCAACCCCCATGTCGTGGTTGCCCTTGCCAGTGACGAGGAGCTGGATGCCGCGGACCTGAGCTACATCCCCGTGGTCGATCCCGAACCCGCCGACGGCGTCAACGTTGAGTTCATGGTCGCGGCGGATCCGCTCGTGAGCGATGGTGTCGGACACATCAGGATGCGCGTGCACGAGCGCGGCAGTGGCGAGACGCTCTCGTGCGGCACGGGCGCTGTCGCTACGGCGCTGGCCGCACGGTACTGGGCGGGGGCCGGAGCGCCGAACCAGTGGCGCGTTGACGTGCCCGGCGGGCGCGTTGGTGTGCGGATGTTCGCAGCGGAGGACGGCGAGCACGTCTCCCTCAGCGGGCCGGCGGAGTTGGTCTTCGAGGGCGTGCTCGAGGTGTAGACCGGCGGCGACTCGCTACTGCTCGACGATATCGATGGGGGACGTCATGCCGGTCCGGCGACGAGCGCGCAGTACGCGGTAGCCCTTATTGGTGGCGGCGCGAATGATCGAGAAGTCCTCCGGGAAACGGCCCTGGAGCCAGCGGTGCAGCGAGTCGGAACCGAGGTTGCGCTGCACGACGAGCCACGCATCCGACCCGATCTCCAACCGCGGCAGCCATCGCTCCAGCAGCCCGTGGAGCTCGTTCTTGCCGACGCGAATCGGGGGGTTCGACCAGATCGTCGTGAAACTGACGTCATCAGGGACATCATCCGGAAGAACTGCGTTAACATTAGTTATGGACATTTTTTCGGCGTTTGCCCGCACGAGATCCAGTGCGCGCTCGTTGACGTCCACCGCCCACACCTTCGCATGAGGTGACTCCGAGGCCAGCGTGAGGGCGATCGGCCCCCACCCGCAGCCGAGATCCAGGAGATTTCCTCCCGGCGGAGGGGATGGCACGTTCGCGAGGAGTACCTGGGTGCCCGTGTCGACACGGTCAGGGCTGAAGACGCCTCCCGCGGTCACGAGTTCACGGTCTGCGCCCGCAAGGCGTACGTGAATCGTTCGTGGCCTGAGCTCACTCCCGGGTGTCGAGGAGAAGTAGTGCTCACTAACCATGCAGAGAACTTACCGAAGTAGAGAGAAATAGGGTTAACCACACCATGACTGAAACCACATCACACGACGCCGAACCTCGCGATGACGCGATGTCTCGTCGCGACGTGGATCGCGTTCTCGCCGCCGACGGCGTTCGCTCCGCCGAGGTATCCCGGTTTGGCAGCGGCAGCGCCTTGGCGCTTCAGGATGACGCGCACTACGAGTCCGGACGCGACGGCGACCAGTTCGACCGTGAGGATCGCCAGGCGCTCCGCCGCGTTCC encodes the following:
- the dapF gene encoding diaminopimelate epimerase is translated as MATISFTKGQGTGNDFVIFSDPDGEVELSPEQIAAICDRHFGVGADGMLRAVRSRSIDAGAAALAEDPDAEWFMDYRNADGSIAEMCGNGIRVFSKYLIETGLADLEPGDTLPIGTRSGVRDVQRSTNGFSADMGRWRLDGGEPLVRAKELPVARPGLGINVGNPHVVVALASDEELDAADLSYIPVVDPEPADGVNVEFMVAADPLVSDGVGHIRMRVHERGSGETLSCGTGAVATALAARYWAGAGAPNQWRVDVPGGRVGVRMFAAEDGEHVSLSGPAELVFEGVLEV
- a CDS encoding class I SAM-dependent methyltransferase; the encoded protein is MVSEHYFSSTPGSELRPRTIHVRLAGADRELVTAGGVFSPDRVDTGTQVLLANVPSPPPGGNLLDLGCGWGPIALTLASESPHAKVWAVDVNERALDLVRANAEKMSITNVNAVLPDDVPDDVSFTTIWSNPPIRVGKNELHGLLERWLPRLEIGSDAWLVVQRNLGSDSLHRWLQGRFPEDFSIIRAATNKGYRVLRARRRTGMTSPIDIVEQ